From the genome of Chroicocephalus ridibundus chromosome 1, bChrRid1.1, whole genome shotgun sequence, one region includes:
- the RERG gene encoding ras-related and estrogen-regulated growth inhibitor: protein MAKSAEVKLAIFGRAGVGKSALVVRFLTKRFIWEYDPTLESTYRHQATIDDEVVSMEILDTAGQEDAIQKEGHVRWGEGFVLVYDITDRGSFEEVLPLKNLLDEVKKPKNVTLILVGNKADLDHSRQVSTEEGEKLATELACAFYECSACTGEGNIMEAFYELCREVRRRKMVQGKTRRRSSTTHVKQAINKMLTKISS, encoded by the exons CACTCGTTGTACGCTTCCTGACAAAACGGTTCATCTGGGAGTATGACCCGACACTAG AGTCTACATATCGTCACCAAGCTACCATTGATGATGAAGTGGTTTCCATGGAGATACTAGATACAGCTGGTCAG GAGGACGCTATTCAGAAAGAAGGACATGTGCGATGGGGTGAAGGCTTCGTGCTGGTTTACGACATCACGGACAGAGGCAGCTTTGAGGAAGTGCTGCCACTTAAGAACTTGTTGGAtgaagttaaaaaacccaaaaatgtcACCCTGATCCTGGTGGGGAACAAAGCAGACTTGGATCACTCCAGGCAGGTCAGCACAGAGGAAGGTGAAAAGCTGGCCACAGAACTAGCATGTGCTTTTTATGAGTGCTCTGCTTGCACAGGAGAGGGCAACATTATGGAGGCCTTCTATGAGCTCTGTCGTGAGGTACGACGTCGAAAGATGGTCCAGGGCAAGACTCGGAGACGAAGCTCCACCACTCACGTCAAGCAGGCGATTAATAAGATGCTTACCAAAATCAGCAGCTAA